A genomic stretch from Sphingomonas sp. HDW15A includes:
- a CDS encoding DUF4230 domain-containing protein — translation MDDPLTPRSARRIPAPVIAAMIVAALLLGLLAGGVSKVGSWLFGSGPDPQTVATSALQSMRAQNRLVPFVARYVSVTSSRQERFGGLVSAERTLILPGDVRYELDLSKLGPNDVKWDQGSSTLEVTLPDIELAGPEVDLAAAREYGEGGVLGAVTDAESTLDRANRARAVADLRKQASGAVPMSLAREAGRQAIERSFAMPLQAAGFTNAKVVARYRGETKEPPEYLDRSRSYNEVLEEAAQRRGEKR, via the coding sequence ATGGACGACCCACTGACACCAAGGAGCGCCCGGCGGATTCCCGCCCCGGTGATCGCCGCGATGATCGTCGCTGCGCTATTGCTGGGACTGCTTGCCGGTGGCGTGAGCAAGGTCGGAAGCTGGCTGTTCGGTTCCGGCCCCGACCCGCAGACCGTGGCGACTTCGGCGCTGCAATCGATGCGCGCGCAGAACCGGCTGGTGCCCTTCGTCGCCCGCTATGTCTCGGTCACGTCGAGCCGGCAGGAGCGCTTCGGCGGCCTCGTCAGCGCGGAGCGGACGCTCATCCTTCCGGGCGACGTCCGCTATGAGCTCGACCTATCGAAGCTAGGCCCCAATGACGTGAAATGGGATCAAGGGTCGAGCACGCTGGAAGTGACGTTGCCGGACATCGAGCTTGCCGGGCCGGAAGTCGATCTCGCCGCTGCGCGCGAATATGGCGAAGGCGGCGTTCTCGGCGCGGTGACCGATGCGGAAAGCACGCTTGACCGAGCCAATCGCGCGCGGGCCGTCGCCGACCTCAGAAAGCAGGCGTCCGGCGCGGTGCCAATGAGCCTTGCGCGAGAGGCTGGGCGGCAGGCGATCGAACGAAGTTTCGCGATGCCGCTACAGGCGGCGGGTTTCACCAATGCCAAGGTCGTCGCACGCTATCGAGGCGAGACAAAAGAACCGCCCGAATATCTTGACCGCAGCCGTTCCTATAACGAAGTGCTTGAAGAGGCGGCGCAACGCCGAGGAGAAAAACGGTGA
- a CDS encoding MBL fold metallo-hydrolase, whose amino-acid sequence MDAPYAFLEQVEPKIGRLLARNPSPYTYTGTQTYLAGVNEVIVIDPGPAVPGHVEAIVKAINGRPVAAIACTHTHRDHSPAAAPVKEATGAPIIGCAPLSLEAVGPRADAAFDADYAPDRVLADGEAIEFDGGRQFVAVATPGHTSNHLCYALGDALFTGDHVMGWSTTVVVPPDGDMGEFMASLEKLRQRGDRIFYPAHGAPVTRPQQFLRGLIGHRMQREKQILRLVGEGVGTVPAIVAAAYPGLDPRLVPAAGGSVTAHLLDLERRGLVHHLESEDQWTTH is encoded by the coding sequence GTGGACGCCCCTTACGCCTTTCTGGAACAGGTCGAGCCCAAAATCGGCCGCCTGTTGGCGCGCAATCCATCACCCTATACTTACACCGGAACCCAGACTTACCTTGCGGGCGTCAACGAGGTGATCGTCATCGATCCCGGACCGGCAGTCCCGGGGCATGTCGAGGCCATCGTCAAAGCAATCAACGGCCGCCCAGTCGCGGCGATCGCTTGCACGCACACGCATCGTGACCATTCGCCGGCGGCTGCGCCGGTGAAGGAAGCGACGGGGGCGCCCATCATCGGCTGCGCGCCGTTGAGCCTCGAAGCGGTCGGCCCGCGCGCCGACGCCGCTTTCGACGCCGACTACGCGCCGGACCGCGTGCTTGCGGACGGCGAGGCGATCGAATTCGACGGCGGCAGGCAATTCGTCGCCGTCGCGACACCAGGACATACCTCCAACCACCTTTGCTATGCGCTTGGCGACGCGCTCTTCACGGGCGACCACGTCATGGGCTGGTCGACAACCGTTGTCGTTCCGCCGGACGGCGACATGGGCGAATTCATGGCAAGCCTAGAGAAGCTCCGGCAGCGCGGCGACCGGATCTTCTATCCTGCGCACGGGGCGCCGGTGACCAGGCCCCAGCAATTTCTGCGCGGGCTGATCGGCCATCGCATGCAGCGCGAGAAGCAAATCTTGCGGCTGGTCGGCGAGGGCGTCGGCACAGTCCCGGCGATTGTCGCGGCGGCATACCCTGGTCTCGACCCGCGGCTGGTGCCGGCGGCCGGCGGATCGGTGACCGCCCATCTTTTGGACCTTGAGCGGCGCGGGCTCGTTCACCACCTTGAGAGCGAGGATCAATGGACGACCCACTGA
- a CDS encoding M56 family metallopeptidase, giving the protein MIDWLADTFIATTLLMGGVLLIREPARKEFGPAVAYGLWLIPAIRILMPTLTTTVERTGPASEPLAAPAPVLVASLATPVQSVPLPEPGLLDMLGGWTTLAVAVWLAGAAALLVRGTTIYLRQRQAVIGDSVQLARLDGIRIVRSAAVRGPMAFGVLDRVIALPLDFEGRYDAHQRRLALDHELAHHKSGDLVANHFAFVLLCLQWFNPLAWASHAAFRFDQEAACDARVLDKANGHDRAAYGQTIAMAASGRALLFAGALDRPSTLQRRLHSMLSSPNSKRRFTGKALIAVTAIAVLPLTATWATLYVDPAAPTAPIAPVAPAAVQSAPQAPMAPEAPVAPVAPVAPMQVNGENITINGQTKRWQDLTPAEREQVRRDIAKARAELANTKIDRAEIDREVREAMAEVQKNKQEMARDLAEARIDVTQAMREIDANAAEIRRAGQDPEKIKAQVRASLKAVEAIDIEAITRKALASVDPQVIAASLAAAEASIAQAEAEIERLESRLEQMDDDN; this is encoded by the coding sequence GTGATCGACTGGCTCGCCGACACCTTCATCGCGACAACCCTTCTCATGGGCGGGGTGCTGCTGATCCGCGAACCTGCTCGCAAGGAGTTCGGCCCAGCTGTCGCCTACGGTCTTTGGCTGATTCCCGCCATTCGAATTCTCATGCCGACGCTGACCACGACGGTCGAGCGTACGGGTCCAGCGTCCGAGCCTTTGGCTGCGCCCGCGCCCGTATTGGTCGCCTCGCTGGCGACTCCGGTCCAGTCTGTGCCTTTGCCGGAACCGGGCTTGCTCGACATGCTTGGCGGATGGACCACTCTGGCCGTTGCCGTCTGGTTGGCTGGCGCCGCGGCGTTGCTTGTGCGTGGCACAACAATCTACCTTCGCCAACGGCAAGCGGTCATCGGCGACAGCGTTCAGCTCGCCAGGCTCGACGGCATCAGGATCGTGCGTAGCGCCGCGGTGCGCGGGCCGATGGCGTTCGGAGTTCTGGACCGCGTGATAGCCCTGCCGCTCGATTTCGAGGGGCGTTACGACGCCCATCAGCGGCGGCTGGCGCTCGATCACGAGCTTGCTCATCACAAATCGGGCGACCTTGTCGCCAATCACTTCGCCTTCGTCCTCCTTTGCCTCCAGTGGTTCAACCCACTGGCCTGGGCATCGCATGCGGCCTTCCGGTTCGACCAGGAAGCGGCCTGCGACGCCCGGGTATTGGACAAGGCCAATGGCCACGATCGCGCTGCTTATGGGCAGACGATCGCCATGGCCGCTTCGGGACGAGCGCTGCTGTTCGCTGGCGCGCTCGATCGTCCAAGCACCCTGCAAAGGAGGTTACATTCCATGTTATCGAGTCCGAATTCCAAGCGCCGTTTCACTGGCAAGGCGCTGATCGCCGTCACAGCAATCGCGGTGCTGCCGCTTACAGCGACCTGGGCGACACTTTACGTCGATCCCGCCGCACCAACCGCACCCATAGCTCCGGTCGCGCCGGCAGCGGTTCAATCTGCCCCGCAAGCTCCGATGGCGCCTGAAGCACCGGTTGCGCCTGTTGCTCCGGTCGCTCCGATGCAGGTCAACGGTGAGAACATCACGATCAATGGTCAGACCAAGAGATGGCAAGACCTGACTCCAGCGGAACGGGAACAGGTTCGGCGTGATATCGCCAAGGCCCGGGCTGAGCTGGCGAACACGAAGATCGATCGGGCCGAGATCGATCGGGAGGTGCGCGAAGCGATGGCCGAAGTGCAGAAGAACAAGCAGGAAATGGCGCGCGACTTGGCTGAAGCGCGGATCGACGTTACCCAAGCGATGCGCGAGATCGATGCCAATGCCGCCGAGATTCGCCGGGCCGGGCAGGACCCTGAAAAGATCAAGGCGCAGGTCCGCGCGTCGCTGAAGGCCGTCGAGGCGATTGATATCGAGGCCATCACCCGCAAGGCGCTTGCATCGGTCGATCCGCAGGTCATCGCCGCCAGCTTAGCGGCTGCAGAAGCGTCGATCGCTCAGGCCGAAGCGGAAATTGAACGGCTCGAATCCCGCCTCGAGCAAATGGACGACGACAATTAA
- a CDS encoding BlaI/MecI/CopY family transcriptional regulator, producing MEKRLSDAEWEVMEVLWSADQPLTAMDIATRVPTDRDWSLATVKSLLSRLLAKRAVEPKKDGRRFLYSPSLDREHYVADESRRFVGRLFGGKLSPLFARLAEEEALDKEDIDAIEALLKELRK from the coding sequence GTGGAAAAGCGCCTAAGTGACGCGGAGTGGGAAGTGATGGAAGTGCTCTGGTCGGCAGACCAGCCACTGACCGCCATGGACATCGCCACGCGTGTGCCGACCGACCGCGACTGGTCGCTAGCGACCGTAAAGAGCCTTTTGTCGCGGCTGCTGGCCAAGCGCGCGGTTGAGCCCAAGAAGGATGGCCGCCGTTTCCTTTATTCGCCATCGCTGGATCGCGAGCACTATGTGGCCGATGAGTCGCGGCGTTTCGTAGGCCGCCTGTTCGGTGGTAAGCTCTCGCCCCTCTTCGCCCGCCTCGCCGAGGAGGAAGCACTCGACAAAGAAGACATCGACGCGATCGAGGCTTTGCTGAAGGAGCTGCGCAAGTGA
- a CDS encoding M56 family metallopeptidase — MSALAVNLLGASLLVAIVLLIRRPVARTFGARAAYALWLAPAIRLMFPPLPDFVPTTAEARGSVDWSIIVEPVARAAASRPSIDWTLVWGAGALTFLGLHLLRHWWFLHRALRDGRPYEVDGIDCDMVITPAVDGPAATGLIHRLILLPADFEARFTPDQQRVALLHECLHHRRGDLWASAAALFGAAALWFNPLAYIALGAFRRDMESACDSTVLETPGACDPQFYGETILRSAARPIPRSLCALTSIDELKGRLIMLNATHGSFRRFAGLGVAAFLVVGGLALPNPAIAQDKKEETVIEKKIIMHGDGKHEMSADHEGMHEMKCPGEMTTIESSAGTSGDKKEQRKIAICSKSGDKAEIAAGLEKALARIEKDSDIDATAKADISAKLRAKIAELRGQ; from the coding sequence GTGAGCGCACTGGCTGTCAATCTTCTCGGCGCATCGTTGTTGGTCGCGATCGTCCTCCTGATTCGCCGGCCGGTGGCCCGGACTTTCGGCGCGCGCGCGGCTTATGCCTTGTGGCTCGCCCCTGCAATTCGGCTGATGTTTCCGCCGCTTCCGGATTTCGTGCCCACGACGGCTGAGGCCAGAGGATCAGTAGACTGGTCGATCATCGTTGAACCCGTCGCCCGCGCCGCCGCGAGCCGGCCGTCCATCGACTGGACATTGGTCTGGGGCGCCGGCGCACTGACGTTCCTCGGCCTGCACCTCCTTCGGCATTGGTGGTTCCTGCATCGCGCACTCCGCGACGGGCGCCCGTACGAGGTCGACGGCATCGACTGCGACATGGTAATTACGCCGGCCGTCGATGGGCCGGCCGCGACGGGACTGATCCATCGCCTGATCCTGCTTCCGGCAGATTTCGAGGCGCGCTTCACTCCGGATCAGCAGCGGGTCGCACTACTCCATGAATGCCTCCACCACCGCCGCGGCGATCTGTGGGCTTCAGCTGCCGCCCTTTTCGGTGCCGCAGCGCTATGGTTCAACCCGCTCGCCTACATAGCGCTGGGTGCATTCCGGCGGGACATGGAATCGGCCTGCGATTCCACCGTTCTCGAAACGCCTGGGGCATGCGACCCGCAGTTCTACGGCGAGACGATATTGCGCAGTGCCGCCCGGCCGATCCCGCGCTCGCTGTGCGCCCTGACATCCATCGATGAACTGAAAGGACGATTGATCATGTTGAATGCTACCCACGGTTCGTTCCGCCGCTTTGCCGGGCTTGGCGTTGCCGCTTTTCTGGTCGTTGGCGGGCTTGCACTTCCGAACCCCGCCATCGCGCAGGACAAGAAAGAAGAGACCGTCATCGAGAAGAAGATCATCATGCATGGCGACGGCAAGCACGAGATGAGTGCCGACCACGAAGGAATGCATGAGATGAAGTGCCCTGGCGAGATGACGACGATCGAGTCGAGTGCCGGAACCAGCGGCGACAAGAAGGAGCAGCGCAAGATCGCGATCTGCTCCAAATCGGGTGACAAGGCCGAAATCGCGGCAGGCCTCGAAAAGGCGCTCGCCCGAATTGAGAAGGACAGCGACATCGACGCGACGGCAAAGGCGGATATCTCCGCCAAGCTGCGCGCCAAGATTGCGGAACTTCGCGGGCAGTAA
- a CDS encoding BlaI/MecI/CopY family transcriptional regulator, translating into MNDEIRFSEGELELMAILWSRSPLAASDIIAAAPPEREWSATTVKTMLARLVEKGALATKSQGRRFLYTPTVGRDSVAAGQAGRLVDRLFGGRLSPLVAQLAARRDLSEEDVAELEALVKELRK; encoded by the coding sequence ATGAACGACGAAATCCGATTTTCCGAAGGCGAGTTGGAGCTGATGGCGATCTTGTGGTCGCGATCCCCGCTGGCTGCAAGCGACATCATCGCAGCGGCGCCGCCCGAGCGCGAATGGTCCGCGACGACAGTGAAGACCATGCTTGCGCGACTGGTCGAGAAAGGCGCCCTGGCGACCAAGTCGCAAGGACGCCGCTTCCTTTATACACCGACCGTCGGGCGGGACTCGGTCGCCGCCGGCCAGGCTGGCCGCCTAGTCGACCGGCTTTTCGGTGGCCGCTTGTCGCCGCTTGTCGCTCAGCTGGCGGCCCGGCGTGACCTTAGCGAAGAGGATGTCGCAGAGCTCGAGGCGCTGGTGAAGGAACTGCGGAAGTGA
- a CDS encoding glycosyltransferase, translating to MSRHDPPCPMSVPEGRLLCDLTQSWSAVGGGVGTYLRHKRQHILRSTPHRHLLIVPGAKDSVTEEGRAITATIASPKVPGSPNYRLLLRNGAVRKVLDRFRPDLIECQDAYNLPWAAIAHARRNPGTALVAAYCTDFPVVYVERPFTRIVGRTIAGAASRLCYNYCGSLYRRFDMLYAMSENGGAAKLRALGLSPEVVPLGVELGEFSPERRDPAIRATFGAADGTPLLIYAGRLDREKRANTVVEAFQRLPDALGARLLLVGDGPLREEIVALADPRIHAPGYIGDRNLLATLLASADLYVSGMADETFGISIIEAQASGLPVVGVAAGAMIDRVDEATGRLGPVDDSAAMAANIVDILSADHGAMSRAAVAKAHYYGWDRSMEQLFGSLYPLALRSAAQRSLPGAATARPAFAEA from the coding sequence ATGAGCCGCCACGATCCGCCTTGCCCCATGTCAGTTCCCGAAGGCCGACTCCTCTGCGACCTTACGCAGAGCTGGTCGGCGGTTGGCGGCGGTGTTGGCACTTATCTCCGCCATAAGCGCCAGCACATCCTTCGCAGCACGCCGCATCGTCATTTGCTGATCGTGCCCGGCGCCAAGGACTCGGTGACCGAAGAGGGTCGCGCAATCACCGCCACCATCGCTTCGCCGAAAGTGCCGGGCAGCCCGAATTATCGGTTGCTGCTTCGCAATGGCGCCGTTCGAAAGGTGCTCGACCGGTTCAGGCCGGACCTGATCGAGTGCCAGGATGCCTACAATTTACCCTGGGCGGCGATCGCCCACGCCCGTCGCAACCCCGGAACCGCACTGGTCGCGGCTTACTGCACCGATTTCCCGGTCGTGTACGTTGAACGCCCTTTCACACGCATTGTTGGCAGGACAATCGCTGGCGCGGCATCGCGACTTTGCTACAACTACTGCGGATCGCTATATCGCCGTTTCGACATGCTCTATGCCATGAGCGAAAATGGCGGTGCTGCAAAACTTCGCGCCCTCGGACTAAGCCCCGAAGTGGTTCCGCTGGGAGTGGAACTTGGCGAGTTCTCGCCAGAACGCCGTGACCCCGCGATCCGCGCCACGTTCGGAGCCGCAGACGGAACGCCTTTGCTAATCTACGCTGGCCGCCTCGACCGGGAGAAGCGTGCCAATACCGTGGTCGAAGCCTTTCAACGACTTCCGGATGCACTTGGCGCGCGGCTGCTGCTTGTCGGGGATGGTCCATTGCGCGAGGAGATCGTCGCGCTTGCCGACCCGCGAATCCATGCGCCGGGTTATATCGGAGACCGCAATCTTCTCGCCACACTGCTCGCCAGCGCCGATCTATATGTTTCGGGGATGGCAGACGAGACATTCGGAATCTCCATTATCGAAGCGCAGGCTTCGGGCCTTCCGGTTGTCGGCGTTGCGGCAGGGGCAATGATCGACCGCGTCGACGAGGCCACAGGCCGACTCGGGCCGGTCGACGACAGTGCGGCGATGGCCGCCAACATCGTCGACATCCTCTCCGCCGATCATGGCGCAATGTCCCGCGCCGCTGTGGCCAAGGCTCACTATTACGGCTGGGACCGAAGCATGGAGCAGCTGTTCGGCTCGCTCTATCCGCTGGCACTCCGATCGGCCGCACAGCGGTCCCTGCCCGGCGCGGCGACTGCAAGACCGGCCTTCGCGGAAGCCTGA
- the grxD gene encoding Grx4 family monothiol glutaredoxin, with amino-acid sequence MSEATSRIDGIVKGHDVVLFMKGSALFPQCGFSSRAVAILDHLGVKFETVDVLQDQEIRQGIKDYSDWPTIPQLYVKGEFVGGSDIMMEMFESGELQQLVADVEKADG; translated from the coding sequence ATGAGCGAAGCCACAAGCCGCATTGACGGGATCGTTAAAGGCCATGACGTCGTCCTTTTCATGAAAGGCAGCGCGCTTTTCCCGCAGTGCGGTTTTTCTAGCAGGGCGGTGGCGATCCTGGATCATCTCGGAGTGAAGTTCGAGACCGTGGATGTGCTTCAGGACCAGGAAATCCGTCAAGGCATCAAGGATTATTCCGATTGGCCGACGATTCCCCAGCTTTACGTCAAGGGTGAGTTCGTCGGCGGAAGTGACATCATGATGGAAATGTTCGAAAGTGGTGAGTTGCAGCAGCTCGTCGCCGATGTCGAGAAAGCCGACGGATAG
- a CDS encoding BolA family transcriptional regulator: MAMRSEEIEAMILEAFPEARVEIRDLAGDGDHYAARVVAPEFAGMSRVRQHQAVYAALKGKMGTDLHALQLETAVPSGDHE; the protein is encoded by the coding sequence ATGGCCATGCGTTCGGAGGAGATCGAGGCAATGATCCTCGAAGCCTTCCCAGAGGCACGGGTCGAGATTCGCGATCTTGCCGGCGATGGCGACCATTATGCCGCCCGCGTTGTAGCGCCTGAATTCGCGGGTATGAGCCGGGTGCGCCAACACCAGGCGGTCTATGCTGCCCTAAAAGGGAAAATGGGAACGGATCTGCACGCCCTGCAGTTGGAAACCGCCGTTCCATCCGGAGATCACGAATGA
- a CDS encoding DUF1476 domain-containing protein: protein MSQFEDRERAFEAKFARDEEMQFRIIARRNRLLGQWAAIKMGLTEAEADSYAKDVVRADFEEAGDEDVIRKLLGDLTSAGIDCDEEQIREALSHKAVEARRQIIEQTN from the coding sequence ATGTCCCAGTTCGAAGACCGCGAGCGCGCGTTCGAAGCGAAGTTCGCGCGCGACGAGGAAATGCAGTTCCGAATCATCGCCCGCCGCAACCGTCTGCTCGGGCAATGGGCCGCGATAAAAATGGGACTGACCGAGGCCGAGGCCGACAGCTATGCGAAGGACGTCGTACGTGCCGACTTCGAGGAGGCCGGTGACGAGGACGTGATTCGCAAGCTCCTTGGCGACCTCACGTCCGCAGGGATCGATTGCGACGAGGAACAGATTCGCGAAGCGCTTAGCCACAAGGCTGTAGAGGCGCGCCGCCAGATCATCGAGCAAACGAACTAA
- a CDS encoding NADPH:quinone oxidoreductase family protein — translation MKALLSGAPGGPETLELAETDAPVAGPGDILVRVRACAINYPDVLIIEDKYQFKPPRPFAPGGEIAGEVVAVGENVTGWTIGDRVIGACGWNGLAEVAVLPARNAFRLPDDRDFTEGAALLMTYGTSIHALWDRGKLKAGEILLVLGAAGGVGLAAVELGKARGARVIGAVSSEEKAQAVRDAGADDALVYPRGPLDKDASKALAEAIKSAVGKDGANVIYDPVGGDYAEPALRAIAWEGRYLVVGFPAGIPRLPLNLTLLKSCDVCGVFWGAFAARDPQANAAHVTELFSLWEAGKIAPKVSATFPLERAGEAIAALGARSAIGKLVVTLD, via the coding sequence GTGAAGGCGCTTCTCTCCGGGGCTCCGGGCGGTCCGGAAACGCTCGAGCTTGCCGAGACCGATGCTCCGGTTGCCGGTCCAGGCGACATCCTGGTCCGCGTTCGCGCTTGCGCAATCAATTATCCCGACGTCCTGATCATCGAGGACAAGTACCAATTCAAGCCGCCGCGCCCGTTCGCGCCCGGGGGCGAGATCGCCGGTGAGGTCGTCGCGGTGGGCGAGAACGTCACCGGCTGGACGATCGGTGACCGGGTCATTGGCGCCTGCGGCTGGAACGGGCTTGCAGAAGTGGCGGTGCTCCCAGCACGGAATGCGTTCCGCCTGCCCGACGACCGCGATTTTACTGAAGGAGCAGCGCTGCTCATGACCTACGGTACGTCGATCCATGCCTTGTGGGATCGCGGGAAGCTGAAGGCCGGGGAAATATTGCTCGTGCTTGGTGCCGCTGGCGGTGTCGGACTCGCGGCTGTGGAACTCGGCAAGGCCCGCGGCGCGCGCGTGATCGGTGCAGTCTCTTCTGAAGAAAAAGCGCAGGCCGTGCGGGATGCAGGTGCCGACGATGCGCTGGTCTATCCGCGCGGGCCGCTCGACAAGGACGCTTCAAAAGCCCTGGCTGAGGCAATCAAGTCGGCCGTCGGCAAGGACGGGGCGAATGTCATCTACGACCCGGTCGGCGGCGATTACGCCGAGCCGGCACTTCGCGCCATCGCCTGGGAAGGGCGATACCTGGTGGTCGGCTTCCCGGCGGGCATCCCCCGGCTTCCGCTGAACCTGACGCTGCTCAAGAGCTGCGACGTTTGCGGAGTATTCTGGGGCGCCTTTGCCGCACGCGATCCTCAGGCCAACGCCGCACATGTCACCGAGCTGTTCAGCCTTTGGGAGGCAGGAAAGATCGCTCCGAAGGTTAGCGCGACCTTTCCGCTCGAACGGGCCGGCGAGGCAATCGCCGCACTCGGTGCACGTTCTGCCATCGGCAAGCTGGTCGTCACGCTGGACTGA
- a CDS encoding N-acyl homoserine lactonase family protein, whose protein sequence is MSIYRCLIVAGMVLPAVPAAAQPRLQVELLRLDCGTLDVKLENFSDTGMYAGQKRTLAASCYLVRNGDRYLLWDTGVDGALAGKPKDKQGTFLKETIATQLSRIGLKPSNINYVGISHYHYDHTGQLTDFPNATLLQGKADWDIVKVWPPAEPRYRRWLTGGGRLELVEGDKDVFGDGSVRMIDLPGHTEGHHALLVKLASGPVLISGDQYHFTENRTVGGVPSFNVNRADTLASHDRFEKLAKNLKAKVIIQHEPADISKLPAFPETAK, encoded by the coding sequence ATGTCCATTTATCGATGTTTGATCGTTGCCGGGATGGTCCTGCCGGCTGTCCCGGCCGCAGCACAGCCCAGACTGCAGGTGGAGCTTCTGCGCCTCGATTGCGGGACCCTCGACGTCAAGTTGGAAAACTTCTCCGACACCGGCATGTATGCTGGGCAGAAACGCACGCTCGCCGCGAGTTGCTACCTCGTTAGAAACGGCGATCGCTACCTCCTCTGGGACACGGGCGTCGACGGCGCGCTGGCCGGCAAGCCCAAGGACAAGCAGGGCACCTTCCTCAAGGAAACGATCGCCACCCAACTTTCGCGGATCGGCCTCAAGCCATCGAACATCAACTACGTTGGGATCAGTCACTATCATTACGACCACACCGGCCAGCTCACCGATTTTCCGAATGCGACATTGCTTCAGGGGAAAGCCGACTGGGACATCGTCAAGGTCTGGCCGCCCGCCGAACCCCGGTATCGCCGCTGGCTGACGGGCGGCGGCAGGCTGGAGCTTGTCGAGGGCGACAAGGATGTGTTCGGCGACGGCTCGGTCAGGATGATCGATCTGCCGGGCCACACCGAGGGGCACCATGCCCTGCTCGTCAAACTGGCGAGTGGCCCAGTTCTGATTTCCGGCGACCAGTATCACTTCACGGAAAATCGAACCGTTGGCGGAGTGCCCTCGTTCAACGTCAACCGCGCGGACACCCTGGCGTCGCACGACCGGTTCGAGAAGCTGGCCAAGAACTTGAAGGCGAAGGTCATCATCCAGCATGAGCCGGCCGACATCTCGAAGCTCCCCGCATTTCCGGAAACTGCAAAGTGA
- a CDS encoding DUF6694 family lipoprotein, which translates to MRAAPSLLAAVALGCSKAPTVIDGSSPEAFAESTEKARRDLPVAERLAFDSALKSPPGKRISDNDFEAAAIARNTYDGMTAVEVVEINR; encoded by the coding sequence TTGAGGGCCGCACCGAGCCTGCTGGCGGCGGTCGCCCTCGGATGTTCCAAGGCGCCAACCGTCATCGACGGCTCTAGTCCCGAGGCATTTGCCGAAAGCACGGAAAAGGCCCGGCGGGACCTGCCTGTTGCGGAACGGCTGGCGTTCGACTCCGCATTGAAATCGCCGCCCGGGAAGCGGATCTCGGATAACGACTTCGAGGCTGCTGCGATCGCGCGCAACACCTATGACGGAATGACCGCCGTCGAGGTCGTCGAGATCAATCGTTAG
- a CDS encoding retroviral-like aspartic protease family protein, with protein sequence MRRLALFIALAAAPAAAEVPIEIAATGHATVRVEGSFGTRQFVFDTGAEGTAVYADFADEAGLVSAGREKLQGQTGTADVALVRLERLSLDGTAKGPLDAVRLDPRADGVPLAGIVGLDLFGQSTVDFDLPRKRLALLAMGARPVAGAGIVATPTTGNLLTIPVRIGAVTATAVIDTGARKTRINWRLGRMLGIDPAKVGKGDIIQGATNKAIETGATQIADVRLGNRQLANAPVLVADLPVFEAFGVADKPAIILGLDWLEATRMVIDFPGRLVWFEAGS encoded by the coding sequence ATGAGGCGGCTGGCTCTCTTCATTGCGCTCGCTGCTGCGCCCGCCGCGGCAGAGGTGCCGATCGAGATTGCGGCAACGGGCCATGCCACCGTTCGAGTCGAAGGAAGTTTCGGCACTCGACAGTTCGTTTTTGACACGGGTGCGGAGGGGACTGCGGTTTATGCCGATTTCGCCGACGAGGCAGGATTGGTTTCGGCCGGCAGAGAGAAGTTGCAAGGCCAGACCGGCACTGCGGATGTGGCGCTGGTTCGTCTGGAACGGCTATCGCTCGACGGGACGGCGAAAGGGCCGCTCGACGCGGTCCGGCTCGATCCGCGCGCCGATGGCGTACCGCTGGCCGGAATCGTCGGGCTCGACCTGTTCGGGCAAAGTACGGTCGATTTCGATCTGCCTCGCAAGCGCCTTGCCCTTCTGGCAATGGGCGCGCGTCCGGTGGCCGGTGCTGGAATTGTCGCTACGCCGACAACGGGCAACCTGCTGACAATTCCGGTTAGGATCGGAGCCGTTACAGCGACAGCCGTGATCGATACAGGGGCGCGCAAGACCCGTATCAACTGGAGGCTCGGTCGCATGCTGGGCATCGATCCGGCCAAGGTCGGGAAGGGCGATATCATCCAAGGCGCGACCAACAAGGCCATCGAAACCGGCGCGACGCAGATCGCTGACGTCCGCCTTGGTAATCGGCAGTTGGCCAATGCGCCGGTGCTCGTCGCAGACCTGCCGGTTTTCGAGGCGTTCGGCGTGGCCGACAAGCCGGCGATCATCCTGGGTCTCGACTGGCTGGAAGCGACGCGGATGGTGATCGATTTTCCGGGGCGGCTAGTCTGGTTCGAGGCGGGGAGTTGA